The following are encoded in a window of Kaistia algarum genomic DNA:
- a CDS encoding ABC transporter permease — MSSLLGSVLEQTAPILLAALAAMVTLRANILNIAVEGMMLTAAFTAIAVGDATGSASLAFLAAIVASIGVSMLLAMVTLVFGADFIVAGLGLNLLAAGGTLFLLEMVYQNPGGLRPFTFPDIWHVPDDSLSFLPIIGKAIEGQSIVVLLAALAVPATFFFLYRTPTGSYLRAAGENEHAAQSAGIHVGRMKALAVAISGLLAGVAGAGLSMDRLHFFLPDMTSGRGFIGLAATLFGAGLPFGTAAASLVFGFFGALGDRLQVFSVPSQFVLMIPYVAAILALVFAKWRKRVQSRPASVVEASS, encoded by the coding sequence ATGTCCTCCCTCCTCGGCTCCGTGCTGGAACAGACCGCACCGATCCTGCTCGCGGCGCTGGCGGCGATGGTGACGCTCAGAGCCAACATCCTGAACATCGCGGTCGAGGGCATGATGCTGACGGCCGCCTTCACGGCGATCGCCGTCGGTGATGCGACGGGCAGTGCCAGCCTTGCCTTTCTCGCGGCGATCGTCGCCTCGATCGGCGTTTCGATGCTGCTCGCCATGGTGACGCTGGTCTTCGGCGCCGATTTCATCGTCGCCGGACTGGGCTTGAACCTGCTCGCGGCGGGCGGCACGCTGTTCCTCTTGGAGATGGTCTACCAGAACCCCGGCGGCCTCCGGCCGTTCACCTTCCCCGACATCTGGCATGTGCCCGACGACTCGCTGTCCTTTCTGCCTATCATCGGCAAGGCGATCGAGGGGCAGAGTATCGTCGTTCTGCTCGCCGCGCTCGCCGTACCGGCAACATTCTTCTTTCTCTACCGCACGCCCACCGGCTCCTACCTGCGCGCGGCTGGCGAGAACGAGCACGCGGCGCAATCGGCCGGCATCCATGTCGGGCGGATGAAGGCACTGGCCGTCGCCATAAGCGGGCTGCTCGCCGGTGTTGCCGGGGCCGGGCTTTCGATGGACCGGCTGCATTTCTTCCTGCCGGACATGACCAGCGGGCGTGGTTTCATCGGCCTCGCCGCGACCTTGTTCGGCGCGGGTCTTCCCTTCGGCACGGCGGCAGCCTCACTCGTCTTCGGCTTCTTCGGCGCCCTCGGCGACCGGCTGCAGGTATTCTCCGTGCCGTCGCAATTCGTGCTGATGATCCCCTATGTCGCGGCAATCCTTGCCCTTGTCTTTGCGAAATGGCGAAAGCGCGTGCAGAGCCGGCCGGCATCGGTGGTAGAGGCTTCCTCGTGA
- a CDS encoding nucleoside hydrolase, with the protein MTTRILLDCDPGNDDALGILVALGHADLDLVAVTTGAGHLAAERTAHNAAITMAVGGGTVPVAAGAMVPLVRERMIAGVLDLTSALDPERPDLAAVPLDPRPASDMIVDSVRSHPGLVIVTTGPFTNLALALRRDPAISKEISRIVSLAGAWGLGTKTAAAEWNMLCDPEAAAIVAGAGIPWTLIPYEAASTVGIDSELIVQTEATDGAAGVFAGELLRSLVSTFRPGRFSPPFMPLNDPLAPLLAANPALAETVLAHVAIELAGRHTYGRSVIDFAMRFAPANADIALGFDIAATRNAFLAALERLSSQATSTKETA; encoded by the coding sequence GTGACGACGCGCATCCTGCTCGATTGCGACCCCGGCAATGACGACGCGCTCGGCATCCTCGTCGCGCTCGGCCATGCCGATCTCGACCTCGTCGCCGTGACGACGGGCGCGGGTCATCTGGCGGCTGAACGCACGGCGCACAACGCTGCGATCACCATGGCGGTCGGCGGCGGCACGGTTCCCGTGGCGGCGGGCGCCATGGTGCCGCTGGTGCGCGAGCGGATGATCGCCGGTGTACTCGACCTCACGAGCGCGCTCGACCCCGAGCGTCCGGATCTTGCCGCCGTGCCGCTCGATCCGCGCCCCGCCTCCGACATGATCGTCGACAGCGTGCGCTCGCATCCAGGCCTCGTCATCGTCACCACCGGACCGTTCACCAATCTGGCGCTCGCTCTTCGCCGTGATCCTGCCATCTCCAAGGAAATCAGCCGCATCGTTTCGCTTGCCGGCGCCTGGGGGCTCGGCACCAAGACGGCGGCGGCGGAATGGAACATGCTCTGCGATCCGGAGGCCGCCGCGATCGTCGCCGGTGCCGGCATTCCCTGGACGCTGATCCCTTACGAGGCAGCGTCGACAGTCGGTATTGATTCAGAACTGATAGTCCAGACCGAGGCGACCGACGGAGCCGCCGGTGTATTTGCCGGCGAGCTGCTGCGCTCGCTGGTCTCGACGTTCCGCCCCGGCCGCTTCTCGCCACCCTTCATGCCGCTCAACGACCCGCTCGCGCCGCTCCTGGCGGCGAACCCGGCTCTGGCCGAGACTGTACTGGCCCATGTCGCCATCGAACTGGCCGGCCGCCATACCTATGGCCGCAGCGTCATCGATTTCGCCATGCGCTTCGCCCCGGCTAATGCCGATATCGCGCTCGGCTTCGACATCGCCGCGACACGGAACGCCTTTCTTGCCGCGCTGGAGCGGCTCTCCTCCCAAGCAACCTCAACGAAAGAGACAGCATGA
- a CDS encoding glutamine amidotransferase — protein sequence MTERRRILIAGESWTVHSIHQKGFDSFTTTEYAEGVRWLKDALEAGGWDVVYQPAHVAARDFPMTAEDLAAFDSVILSDIGANTLLLHPDTFVRSKVLPNRLASIRDYVANGGGFIMVGGYLTFQGIEAKGQYAGSPTEEALPVWIDRFDDRRELPQGIEPKVAIEHPIVAGLSGAWPALLGYNKLTAKDDASVVATVGEDPLIVAGTYGKGRSVAFASDCGPHWAPPPFVEWAGYAKLWQQMADWSASKI from the coding sequence ATGACCGAACGACGCCGCATCCTCATCGCAGGCGAATCCTGGACCGTCCATTCGATCCACCAGAAGGGCTTCGACAGCTTCACCACGACCGAATATGCCGAAGGCGTGCGCTGGCTGAAGGACGCGCTCGAAGCCGGCGGCTGGGATGTCGTCTATCAGCCGGCCCATGTCGCGGCGCGAGACTTTCCGATGACGGCGGAAGATCTCGCCGCCTTCGACAGCGTCATCCTCTCGGATATCGGCGCCAACACGCTGCTGCTGCATCCCGACACCTTCGTGCGCTCCAAGGTGCTACCGAACCGCCTGGCGTCGATCCGCGACTATGTGGCGAATGGCGGCGGCTTCATCATGGTCGGCGGTTACCTCACGTTCCAGGGCATTGAGGCGAAGGGCCAATATGCCGGCTCCCCGACCGAAGAGGCGCTCCCCGTCTGGATCGATCGCTTCGACGACCGGCGCGAACTGCCGCAGGGCATCGAACCGAAGGTCGCCATCGAACATCCGATCGTCGCCGGTCTTTCGGGCGCCTGGCCGGCACTGCTCGGCTACAACAAGCTGACCGCCAAGGACGACGCTAGCGTCGTGGCGACCGTCGGCGAGGACCCGCTCATCGTCGCCGGCACCTATGGCAAGGGCCGCTCGGTCGCGTTCGCCTCGGATTGCGGCCCGCACTGGGCGCCGCCTCCCTTCGTCGAATGGGCCGGCTACGCCAAGCTGTGGCAGCAGATGGCCGATTGGTCGGCGAGCAAGATCTGA
- a CDS encoding alpha/beta fold hydrolase yields the protein MTTPVPLNVFRWGDPKAGRVAVGLHGITANGGAMTEPARLMAARGWHFIAPDMRGHGESSRGNGDFSFPSLLADIAGAVPRDPDVLIGHSFGGTLAIQAVLSGLIAPKVLVLEDPVSHFADKETPKGMLDWDEVNLPHTIEGIRTLNPGWSQLDAAWKVVSLTQIDFDDARAAFAGNAPWDLRGEAEALVRKVPTVWILPESSRFIPPSDQARLRAEAGNRAVVALPDVGHSVHRDATELFVDIVEKLADGRWFA from the coding sequence ATGACCACGCCGGTTCCGCTCAATGTCTTCCGCTGGGGTGATCCGAAGGCGGGCCGCGTCGCCGTCGGGCTGCACGGCATCACGGCCAATGGCGGCGCGATGACGGAGCCGGCGCGGCTCATGGCTGCGCGCGGCTGGCACTTCATTGCCCCCGACATGCGCGGCCATGGCGAGAGCAGCCGCGGCAACGGGGATTTCTCGTTTCCGAGCCTCCTCGCCGACATCGCCGGCGCGGTCCCACGTGACCCCGATGTGCTGATCGGCCATTCCTTCGGCGGCACGTTGGCGATCCAGGCCGTGCTTTCGGGCCTCATCGCCCCGAAGGTGCTGGTGCTGGAGGATCCTGTGTCGCATTTCGCCGACAAGGAAACGCCGAAGGGCATGCTCGACTGGGACGAGGTCAATCTCCCGCACACGATCGAAGGCATCCGCACCCTGAACCCCGGCTGGTCGCAGCTCGACGCCGCGTGGAAGGTGGTCTCACTGACGCAGATCGATTTCGACGACGCCCGCGCCGCCTTTGCCGGCAACGCTCCCTGGGACCTTCGCGGCGAGGCCGAGGCGTTGGTCCGCAAGGTGCCGACGGTCTGGATCCTGCCGGAATCGAGCCGCTTCATTCCTCCCTCCGATCAGGCGCGGCTACGAGCCGAGGCGGGCAATCGCGCCGTCGTGGCGCTGCCGGATGTCGGCCACAGCGTCCATCGCGACGCGACCGAGCTTTTCGTCGACATCGTCGAGAAGCTCGCCGATGGCCGCTGGTTCGCATGA
- a CDS encoding acetamidase/formamidase family protein — MSDYVFHFGGHAPVRTVEAGVPFSVFTEDCFSGKLTSTDGEPRIVAPYPRVNPLTGPIALTGIKAGEILAVHLIELKPARNWGVATISPNFGLLSGNRGNPNLQAEQAERVWIWKLEEDGKSLSTPTLSGPPLSVPFRPFHGTVGVAPAHGEVRLSVVPGDFGGNLDLPMLGGGTTLYLKANVDGADLYIGDGHFVQGDGEIAGTAIEGALDTTLVLDRLPADALMDWPRIETDAEIGVIGAARPLEDAARIASAGLIRWVADACGLDLFDAQQLVTQICRLKIGNLVNPLFTVACTVPKALLPAGAEFMGGAHARLRAGG, encoded by the coding sequence ATGAGCGACTATGTCTTCCATTTCGGCGGCCATGCGCCTGTTCGTACCGTCGAAGCCGGTGTGCCGTTCTCGGTCTTCACCGAGGATTGCTTCTCCGGCAAGCTCACCTCGACCGATGGCGAACCTCGAATCGTCGCGCCCTATCCGCGCGTCAATCCGCTTACCGGCCCGATCGCGCTTACCGGGATCAAAGCTGGCGAGATCCTCGCGGTGCACCTCATCGAGCTGAAGCCGGCGCGGAACTGGGGCGTTGCGACGATCTCGCCGAATTTCGGCCTGCTCTCTGGCAATCGCGGCAATCCGAACCTGCAAGCGGAGCAGGCGGAGCGCGTCTGGATCTGGAAACTGGAGGAGGACGGAAAGTCGCTCTCGACGCCGACCTTGTCAGGTCCGCCGCTCAGCGTCCCCTTCCGGCCGTTCCACGGCACGGTCGGCGTCGCGCCGGCCCATGGCGAGGTGCGGCTCAGCGTTGTCCCCGGCGATTTCGGCGGAAACCTCGACCTGCCCATGCTGGGCGGTGGCACGACGCTCTATCTGAAGGCCAATGTCGACGGTGCGGACCTCTATATCGGCGACGGGCATTTTGTGCAGGGCGACGGCGAAATCGCCGGAACCGCCATCGAGGGCGCACTCGACACCACGCTGGTGTTGGATCGCCTTCCTGCAGACGCGCTGATGGACTGGCCGCGCATCGAGACCGACGCGGAGATCGGCGTCATCGGCGCGGCGCGGCCGTTGGAGGATGCGGCGCGGATTGCCAGCGCCGGTCTGATCCGCTGGGTGGCTGACGCTTGCGGGCTCGATCTATTCGATGCGCAGCAACTGGTCACCCAGATCTGCCGCCTGAAAATCGGCAATCTGGTCAACCCGCTGTTCACGGTCGCCTGCACAGTACCCAAGGCGCTGCTGCCCGCCGGAGCCGAGTTCATGGGCGGCGCCCATGCCCGGCTGAGGGCAGGCGGCTGA
- a CDS encoding M20 family metallopeptidase: protein MIDIESAAELLSAMIAIPSINPDLKRDGVPAEWFGEAAMAHFVAGWLVEVGVAARLDEVEPGRPNVVAELAGAPGSPTLLFEGHLDTVQVDGMDAPFLPRREGNRLYGRGAVDDKGCLAMFMLALRELKQRGSAVGVTFVAAIDEEVTFKGVAHHLRHHGRHDGGVAGEPTGLDIYRACKGAVRWHIDVIGKAAHASRPEEGLDAIQGASELLALLKGYMARTNSAHQHDLLGGRTLTCTMIAGGEGPNSLASKVRLTFDCRPLPDQTGPEIWAEIAAAVAGFEASSAYRYVMHPTFIDSISMEVPAEAGIVAELLAATQRHAGSGRILGASFGSDASKMTRAGTPSVIFGPGDIAMAHSVDEHVDLEEVVRAAEILVDLAETFAVRPSR from the coding sequence TTGATCGACATTGAATCTGCGGCCGAGCTGCTCTCGGCCATGATCGCCATTCCCAGTATTAATCCGGACCTGAAACGCGACGGTGTACCGGCGGAATGGTTCGGCGAGGCAGCAATGGCGCACTTCGTGGCCGGATGGCTGGTAGAGGTCGGGGTGGCTGCCCGTCTCGACGAGGTCGAGCCGGGGCGCCCCAATGTTGTCGCCGAGCTTGCCGGGGCGCCCGGTTCGCCGACGCTGCTGTTCGAGGGCCATCTCGATACGGTGCAGGTGGACGGCATGGACGCGCCCTTCCTGCCGCGTCGCGAGGGCAACCGTCTCTATGGCCGCGGCGCTGTCGACGACAAGGGATGCCTTGCCATGTTCATGCTGGCGTTGCGGGAACTGAAGCAGCGCGGCAGCGCCGTCGGCGTCACCTTTGTGGCGGCGATCGACGAGGAGGTGACCTTCAAGGGTGTCGCCCACCACCTGAGGCACCATGGCCGCCACGATGGCGGGGTCGCCGGCGAGCCGACCGGGCTCGACATCTATCGTGCCTGCAAAGGCGCGGTGCGCTGGCATATCGACGTGATCGGCAAGGCGGCGCACGCGTCACGGCCCGAGGAAGGGCTCGATGCGATCCAGGGTGCATCGGAGCTGCTGGCACTTCTGAAGGGTTATATGGCGCGGACGAACTCGGCCCACCAACATGATCTGCTCGGCGGTCGCACACTGACCTGCACCATGATCGCCGGTGGCGAGGGTCCGAACAGCCTTGCCTCGAAGGTGCGCCTGACGTTCGACTGCCGGCCCCTGCCCGACCAGACCGGCCCCGAAATCTGGGCGGAGATCGCAGCGGCCGTCGCCGGCTTCGAGGCGAGCAGCGCCTATCGCTACGTCATGCATCCGACCTTCATCGATTCGATCTCGATGGAAGTGCCGGCGGAAGCGGGCATCGTCGCAGAGCTCCTCGCGGCGACGCAGCGTCATGCTGGCTCCGGGCGGATCCTCGGCGCCTCGTTCGGTTCGGACGCCAGCAAGATGACGCGCGCCGGAACGCCCAGCGTCATTTTCGGGCCCGGCGACATCGCCATGGCTCACAGCGTTGACGAGCATGTCGATTTGGAAGAGGTCGTGCGGGCGGCGGAGATTCTCGTCGACCTCGCCGAGACCTTCGCCGTCCGCCCAAGCCGCTGA
- a CDS encoding flavodoxin domain-containing protein — translation MSLSHVKPYLISLHRWAGLVLTPLFLMIILSGTVLSFRPILANRATSSTMGASIDVPALETLLDKLGAGGAVSSISVTGGGAAVDVASSTTAVAGTWDIATGTKSGAASSGIDVFGIAERFHKSLLLGLGLLVEAASFVMLAIMIVGPLLSCLRFRNSVIGWHRALGWCLLPVTILAPLTAVLMVLGIGGGARVALPVASHTVSVSEALTVAAPTVDLAQLQSARLFRGGTVMLQTAGENGGTFAVTDTVAVPLTGGPGLVKEIHEGIWAGAWSGALNFGISVVLLALTVTGFLSWFRRWRREGRPVGTMAGGKWLIVHASQTGTAARLAEATARVFSAAGIQAVSAPLGSLSPAALARYAKVLVIAATTGEGEIPDPARRFWRQLTPGSARGVHFAMLGLGDRSYEHFCGGAETLRSAFLAAGASEFAPFMRADRDPAPVWNDWMAKLGEIAGIEARSQVVGEDEPSKPLTLTLTDRRRLDHPEAGETQETWAIVLTSDTDLAFRPGDLLRLIPAPGQRPRSYSVGSSSRVDPRLIELTVRLHQWQEADGGSGYGEMSARLIRSLPTGEELRGRLEAHADFNPPADPSWPIVMIGAGSGVAPFPGFLAERQASGRAGPAWLFYGNRHRRADFLWQDRFETALQSGALTRLDTAFSRDPGGLRIPAQIEAAGDELRRWLKEDGAVVYICGRREMARDALTALGKVLAGPDRTSEVAAGQIEAWLAEGRIRIDAFD, via the coding sequence ATGTCTTTGTCCCACGTGAAGCCATACCTCATCAGCCTTCATCGCTGGGCCGGCCTCGTGCTGACCCCCCTGTTCCTCATGATCATCCTCTCCGGCACGGTCCTTTCCTTCCGGCCGATCCTGGCGAATAGGGCGACATCCTCGACGATGGGGGCGAGCATAGACGTCCCGGCGTTGGAGACGCTGCTCGACAAGCTGGGAGCCGGCGGCGCGGTCAGCTCGATTTCGGTGACCGGCGGGGGCGCTGCGGTAGACGTCGCCAGCAGCACGACGGCCGTCGCCGGCACCTGGGACATTGCCACCGGCACGAAGAGTGGCGCGGCGAGTTCCGGCATCGATGTCTTCGGCATCGCCGAGCGCTTCCACAAGTCGCTGCTGCTCGGCCTCGGCCTCCTCGTCGAGGCGGCGAGCTTCGTCATGCTGGCGATCATGATCGTCGGGCCGCTGCTGTCCTGCCTGCGTTTCCGCAATTCGGTTATAGGCTGGCACCGGGCGCTCGGCTGGTGCCTGTTGCCGGTGACCATCCTTGCACCATTGACGGCAGTCCTCATGGTGCTCGGCATCGGCGGCGGAGCGCGGGTGGCGCTGCCGGTCGCGTCGCACACGGTCTCGGTTTCGGAGGCCCTGACGGTCGCGGCCCCGACGGTCGATCTCGCGCAGCTCCAGTCCGCCCGCCTGTTCCGGGGCGGCACCGTGATGCTGCAGACCGCGGGCGAAAATGGGGGGACGTTCGCCGTCACGGATACGGTGGCGGTGCCGCTCACTGGCGGTCCGGGTCTTGTCAAGGAGATCCATGAAGGCATCTGGGCCGGGGCCTGGTCGGGCGCTCTCAATTTCGGCATCTCGGTGGTGCTGCTGGCCCTGACCGTCACCGGATTCCTCTCATGGTTCCGCCGTTGGCGGCGGGAGGGGCGCCCGGTTGGGACTATGGCTGGCGGCAAATGGTTGATCGTCCATGCCAGCCAGACAGGGACGGCCGCCAGGCTCGCCGAGGCGACGGCGCGCGTATTTTCCGCCGCAGGAATCCAGGCCGTCAGCGCCCCCCTTGGCAGCCTCTCCCCAGCGGCGCTGGCCCGCTATGCCAAGGTGCTCGTCATCGCCGCGACGACGGGCGAGGGCGAAATCCCAGATCCCGCGCGCCGTTTCTGGAGGCAGCTGACGCCAGGCTCGGCGCGCGGTGTCCATTTCGCGATGCTGGGTCTGGGCGACAGAAGCTATGAGCATTTCTGCGGTGGTGCCGAGACGCTGCGCAGCGCTTTTCTTGCCGCTGGCGCCAGCGAGTTCGCTCCATTCATGAGGGCCGATCGCGACCCGGCGCCTGTCTGGAACGACTGGATGGCGAAACTCGGAGAGATCGCCGGGATCGAGGCTCGCTCGCAGGTCGTCGGGGAGGACGAACCATCCAAGCCATTGACGTTGACGCTCACCGATCGCCGCCGCCTCGATCATCCCGAGGCGGGCGAGACGCAGGAGACATGGGCGATCGTACTGACGAGCGACACGGATCTGGCTTTTCGTCCGGGCGACCTGCTCCGCCTGATACCGGCGCCAGGCCAACGGCCGCGTTCCTATTCCGTCGGAAGCTCGAGCCGCGTCGATCCGCGCCTGATCGAGCTGACGGTGCGCCTGCATCAGTGGCAGGAGGCGGATGGTGGTTCCGGATACGGCGAGATGTCGGCGCGGCTGATCCGCAGCCTTCCCACCGGGGAAGAACTCCGCGGCCGGCTGGAGGCGCATGCTGATTTCAACCCGCCCGCTGATCCGTCCTGGCCGATCGTCATGATCGGCGCCGGATCAGGGGTCGCACCGTTTCCCGGCTTTCTCGCCGAGCGCCAGGCATCCGGCCGGGCCGGGCCTGCCTGGCTGTTCTACGGCAACCGTCATCGCCGGGCTGACTTCCTCTGGCAGGACCGTTTCGAGACGGCGCTGCAAAGCGGTGCGCTGACGCGCCTCGACACCGCCTTCTCGCGCGACCCCGGCGGCTTGCGTATTCCGGCGCAGATCGAGGCGGCGGGGGATGAACTGCGGCGCTGGCTGAAAGAGGATGGTGCTGTCGTCTATATCTGCGGACGCCGCGAGATGGCCCGCGACGCCCTGACGGCCCTCGGCAAGGTCCTCGCCGGCCCCGACAGGACGAGCGAGGTCGCTGCCGGGCAGATTGAGGCTTGGCTGGCCGAAGGCCGCATCCGGATCGATGCCTTCGACTGA
- a CDS encoding response regulator has protein sequence MDRTPHILVVDDHREIRELLAKYLAKNGLRVSVASGGPEMRQVLRSASIDLVVLDIMMPGEDGLSLCRHLRQTSDIPVVLLTAVSEETDRIVGLELGADDYVTKPFNPRELLARIRAILRRSAGVPKPAAEGPGERYRFDRWLLDASRRALLDEEGNEVPLGTAEFRLLLAFINRPGMVLTRDQLLDITAGRSAQVFDRSIDNLVSRLRRRVERDPQHPTLIKTVWGDGYSFTAKVEMET, from the coding sequence ATGGACCGCACACCCCACATCCTCGTCGTCGATGACCACCGCGAGATCCGCGAATTGCTGGCGAAATATCTCGCCAAGAACGGGCTGCGCGTCAGCGTCGCCTCCGGGGGACCCGAAATGCGGCAGGTCCTGCGCTCGGCTTCGATCGACCTTGTCGTCCTCGACATCATGATGCCGGGCGAGGACGGTCTCTCGCTCTGCCGGCATCTGCGGCAGACCAGCGACATCCCTGTCGTACTGCTGACGGCCGTCTCGGAAGAGACGGACCGCATCGTCGGGCTCGAACTGGGTGCGGACGACTATGTGACGAAGCCGTTCAATCCGCGCGAATTGCTCGCCCGCATCCGGGCCATTCTCCGCCGCTCGGCCGGCGTGCCGAAACCTGCCGCCGAGGGTCCTGGCGAGCGCTATCGTTTCGATCGCTGGCTGCTGGATGCCAGCCGCCGCGCGCTGCTCGACGAGGAGGGGAACGAGGTGCCGCTCGGTACGGCCGAGTTCCGCCTGCTGCTTGCCTTCATCAACAGGCCCGGAATGGTGCTGACGCGCGACCAGCTGCTCGACATCACCGCCGGCCGTTCGGCGCAGGTCTTCGACCGCAGCATCGACAATCTGGTCAGCCGCCTGCGCCGCCGCGTCGAGCGCGATCCGCAGCACCCCACGCTGATCAAGACCGTCTGGGGCGACGGCTATTCCTTCACCGCCAAGGTGGAGATGGAGACTTGA
- a CDS encoding ATP-binding protein: MSRFRLWPAGLAGRLVILLVAALALAQVGLVFTLRSEQDAILDQVVHGQALNQAVTLTRLLAALPPDRGDELAKAFGSRESCADISRVTPAPRAMNPTEARLARLLGRMLHGVEAGPPQIAIERMRGSDRPCIPTDRPDGMDIGAGTDVGTGPPPPSGPGPDPRRVIAVSARVPLDDGRWLTMRSALGVPPGWNRAALLSFLLSSLAVGTVAVVAIRSQTRSLRTLAEASDRFGRGEAVTPLPENGPAEVAAATRAFNTMQERLSLFLRDRLRLLAGISHDLRTPLTTLRLKAEFIDDETMREDLIATIDELTVICEATLAFTRAEATAEDTVSVQLERLVGDVAEELRLGGADVTVTATGPVAYACRPVSLKRAVRNLMENAVRYGQRADVTIHAANGEVQIAVQDEGPGLPEDRIEEAFQPFVRIEPSRNAETGGIGLGLAIARSIVKAHGGTLTLANRAEGGLRAEIMLPRQTGGANPAA; this comes from the coding sequence TTGAGCCGTTTCAGGCTGTGGCCGGCGGGCCTCGCCGGGCGCCTCGTCATCCTGCTGGTCGCAGCCCTCGCTCTTGCGCAGGTGGGTCTCGTCTTCACCCTGCGCTCGGAGCAGGATGCCATCCTCGACCAGGTCGTCCATGGCCAGGCGCTGAACCAGGCGGTCACACTAACGCGGCTGCTGGCGGCCCTGCCTCCCGATCGCGGCGATGAACTGGCGAAGGCGTTCGGATCTCGGGAATCCTGCGCCGACATTTCACGCGTCACCCCAGCGCCCCGTGCGATGAACCCGACGGAAGCGCGGCTAGCGCGTCTCCTCGGACGGATGCTGCACGGCGTCGAAGCCGGACCACCGCAGATCGCGATCGAGCGGATGCGCGGTTCGGACCGCCCCTGCATTCCTACGGACCGGCCGGACGGAATGGATATCGGCGCCGGAACCGACGTGGGGACCGGACCACCGCCACCGTCCGGACCCGGACCGGATCCACGCCGTGTCATCGCCGTTTCGGCGCGTGTGCCGCTCGATGACGGGCGCTGGCTGACGATGCGGTCGGCGCTGGGGGTTCCTCCCGGCTGGAATCGGGCGGCGCTTCTGTCGTTCCTGCTCTCCTCGCTGGCAGTTGGGACGGTCGCCGTCGTCGCGATCCGCAGCCAAACGCGTTCGCTGCGCACCCTTGCCGAGGCATCGGACCGTTTCGGCCGCGGCGAAGCCGTGACACCGCTGCCTGAGAACGGCCCGGCCGAGGTAGCGGCCGCGACGCGTGCCTTCAATACGATGCAGGAACGTCTGAGCCTCTTTCTGCGCGATCGCCTGCGCCTGCTCGCCGGCATCAGCCACGATCTGCGGACGCCGTTGACGACGCTGCGCCTCAAGGCCGAATTCATCGACGACGAGACGATGCGCGAAGATCTGATCGCCACGATCGACGAACTGACGGTGATCTGCGAGGCCACGCTCGCCTTCACCCGCGCCGAGGCAACGGCGGAGGACACGGTGAGCGTCCAGTTGGAGAGGCTCGTCGGCGACGTAGCCGAAGAACTGAGACTCGGCGGCGCCGATGTCACGGTCACGGCGACCGGTCCGGTCGCCTATGCCTGCCGGCCGGTCTCGCTCAAGCGCGCGGTTCGGAACCTCATGGAGAACGCGGTTCGCTACGGCCAGCGCGCGGATGTTACAATCCATGCGGCCAACGGCGAAGTCCAAATCGCGGTGCAGGACGAGGGCCCTGGCCTGCCCGAGGACAGGATCGAGGAAGCCTTCCAGCCCTTTGTGCGCATCGAGCCGTCGCGCAACGCCGAGACCGGCGGCATCGGCCTAGGTCTCGCCATCGCCCGGAGCATCGTGAAGGCGCATGGCGGCACGTTGACGCTCGCCAACCGGGCAGAAGGCGGCCTCCGCGCCGAGATAATGTTGCCGCGACAGACGGGCGGGGCGAACCCGGCCGCGTGA
- a CDS encoding Isoquinoline 1-oxidoreductase subunit → MRSGWRPFVLVLLSALASGATVAVAAFAASGTATNSLAPVESFASIADPAKRSAAYFTELGKVLTNPRCTNCHPAGDRPRQGDDAHLHQPPVFRGVDGMGLPSMRCSTCHQAANFDPGRVPGHTVWHLAPIEMAWEGKTVSQICAQIKDPARNGGRSLDDLIDHIGKDTLVGWAWAPGVGRTPAPGTQAEAGALVEAWVKSGAACP, encoded by the coding sequence ATGCGTTCCGGATGGCGGCCTTTCGTCCTGGTCCTCCTGTCAGCTTTGGCGAGCGGCGCGACCGTCGCCGTCGCTGCTTTCGCAGCCTCGGGAACGGCAACGAACAGCCTCGCCCCCGTCGAGAGCTTCGCTTCGATCGCCGATCCGGCCAAGCGGTCGGCGGCCTATTTTACGGAACTCGGCAAGGTCCTGACCAATCCGCGCTGCACGAACTGCCACCCTGCCGGAGACCGCCCGCGCCAGGGCGACGACGCGCATCTGCATCAGCCGCCGGTCTTCCGAGGCGTCGACGGCATGGGGCTGCCCTCGATGCGCTGCTCGACCTGTCACCAGGCGGCCAATTTCGATCCCGGCCGTGTTCCCGGTCATACGGTATGGCACTTGGCGCCGATCGAAATGGCTTGGGAAGGCAAGACGGTCTCGCAGATCTGCGCCCAGATCAAAGATCCGGCGCGCAATGGCGGCCGCTCGCTCGACGACCTCATCGACCATATCGGCAAGGACACGCTGGTCGGATGGGCCTGGGCGCCCGGCGTCGGACGCACGCCCGCCCCCGGCACGCAGGCCGAGGCCGGTGCACTGGTCGAAGCCTGGGTGAAGTCCGGAGCCGCCTGTCCGTAA